One stretch of Qipengyuania gelatinilytica DNA includes these proteins:
- a CDS encoding tetratricopeptide repeat protein, producing MKTPITLGIALAAPLALSGPMSSPTSAALSEAQLAALDPTLPGRNACRGFFTGAAALDRRLELARSFGASQLATAATIGLIGNTGRYDIPVTGLTGEARSYFDQGIALTYGFNHKAAIRSFREAARLAPDCAMCWWGVALANGPNINAGMDDAANRDALAALERATELAANASETERAIIAAQKQRYSLNADRAALDAQYADAMAALADANASNDDLQILAAEAAMNTTPWNYWTEGKEAQPRIGKAVERIETVLARNPQHPQASHLLIHLLENGPDPKRAEAAADELNRSGPRALGHLVHMPAHIYYRIGRYGDSIEANIAAARADEAYLASAPEDALYRYGYYPHNVHFLLTSAQMVGNMQAVASETARLEGILDADIARQLAWVQAIHAAPHFALAQTGSPQAILALTSEKSDLAYVDAMRLYARAVGHALAGDEASAEDVIGQIDAMIDAPEVQAMTEQGFPAPDIVKLAGLAARGRLALASGDAAAAVRYFELAESIEATIPYSEPPFWYYPVAQSRGAALYKMGRHEDAVAAFRKALFLAPNNGWALYGLSKAQAAAGNRLEARAAKAKLDEIWQGETDWLSMDRL from the coding sequence ATGAAAACCCCCATCACCTTGGGCATTGCCCTCGCCGCTCCCCTCGCGCTGTCAGGCCCGATGAGTTCGCCCACGTCTGCCGCGCTGAGCGAGGCCCAGCTCGCGGCACTCGACCCCACCCTGCCCGGCCGCAACGCCTGCAGGGGCTTCTTCACAGGAGCCGCTGCGCTAGACCGGCGGCTCGAGCTGGCAAGGTCCTTCGGTGCAAGCCAGCTTGCGACTGCGGCCACCATCGGCCTGATCGGAAACACCGGGCGCTACGACATTCCGGTCACCGGGCTAACGGGCGAAGCGCGCAGCTATTTCGACCAAGGCATCGCGCTGACTTACGGCTTCAACCACAAGGCCGCGATCCGCTCATTCCGCGAAGCTGCCCGTCTCGCACCCGACTGCGCCATGTGCTGGTGGGGCGTGGCGCTTGCCAATGGTCCGAACATCAACGCCGGGATGGACGACGCCGCGAACCGCGATGCGCTGGCAGCGCTCGAACGCGCGACCGAACTCGCCGCGAATGCAAGCGAGACCGAGCGGGCGATCATCGCTGCGCAAAAACAACGCTATTCGCTTAATGCAGATCGTGCCGCGCTCGACGCGCAATATGCGGATGCGATGGCAGCGCTGGCCGATGCCAATGCCAGCAACGACGACCTCCAGATTCTCGCAGCAGAAGCGGCGATGAACACGACGCCGTGGAACTACTGGACGGAAGGCAAGGAAGCGCAGCCACGCATCGGCAAGGCGGTCGAACGCATAGAGACCGTTCTCGCGCGCAATCCGCAGCATCCGCAGGCTTCGCACCTGCTCATCCACCTGCTCGAAAACGGACCCGATCCCAAGCGGGCGGAAGCGGCCGCGGACGAGCTCAATCGCAGCGGACCGCGCGCGCTGGGCCATCTCGTCCACATGCCCGCGCATATTTACTACCGGATCGGACGCTACGGGGATTCGATCGAGGCGAATATCGCCGCCGCGCGCGCCGATGAGGCCTATCTCGCCAGCGCACCCGAGGACGCGCTTTATCGTTACGGCTACTATCCGCATAACGTCCATTTCCTGCTGACCAGCGCGCAGATGGTCGGAAACATGCAGGCGGTGGCGAGCGAGACCGCACGGCTGGAAGGGATCCTCGATGCCGATATCGCGCGCCAGCTAGCCTGGGTGCAGGCGATCCATGCCGCGCCGCATTTCGCGCTCGCCCAGACGGGTTCGCCGCAGGCAATCCTAGCCCTGACCAGCGAGAAGTCCGACCTCGCCTATGTGGACGCGATGCGGCTCTATGCGCGGGCCGTCGGCCATGCACTGGCGGGTGACGAAGCTTCGGCCGAGGACGTGATCGGCCAGATCGACGCGATGATCGACGCACCCGAGGTGCAGGCCATGACCGAGCAGGGCTTCCCCGCTCCCGATATCGTCAAGCTGGCGGGCCTTGCCGCGCGCGGGCGACTGGCGCTGGCAAGCGGCGATGCGGCAGCGGCAGTGCGCTATTTCGAGCTGGCCGAGAGTATCGAGGCGACCATCCCCTATTCCGAGCCGCCCTTCTGGTATTACCCCGTCGCGCAATCGCGCGGCGCGGCGCTCTACAAGATGGGTCGTCACGAAGACGCCGTCGCCGCCTTCCGCAAGGCCTTGTTCCTGGCCCCGAACAATGGCTGGGCGCTCTATGGCCTGTCGAAAGCGCAGGCTGCGGCAGGCAACCGGCTGGAGGCCCGCGCAGCCAAGGCCAAGCTCGACGAGATCTGGCAGGGCGAGACCGACTGGCTCTCGATGGACCGGCTTTAG
- a CDS encoding DUF2721 domain-containing protein, whose protein sequence is MTDALLLIPGIELLERTSSSIRVQNVVQLSMAPAFLLAGIGAVMNVMTNRLIWVANKIEKILKVGGDDETNDLLVEIPALEKRRIHAQRAVMLSTASAFTISIVIMLLFVSAFVKAPLGTFVALTWLITMGLLMAGLASFLLETRVAARRNRERMAERTYGP, encoded by the coding sequence GTGACTGACGCGCTCCTGCTGATCCCGGGGATCGAGCTGCTCGAACGCACCAGCTCCTCGATCCGCGTGCAGAACGTGGTCCAGCTGTCGATGGCCCCGGCTTTCCTGCTCGCAGGCATCGGCGCGGTCATGAATGTCATGACCAACCGGCTCATCTGGGTCGCCAACAAGATCGAGAAGATCCTCAAGGTCGGCGGCGACGATGAAACCAACGACCTGCTGGTCGAAATCCCCGCGCTCGAAAAGCGGCGTATCCATGCCCAGCGAGCTGTGATGCTGAGTACGGCATCGGCTTTCACGATCAGCATCGTCATCATGCTGCTGTTCGTAAGCGCCTTCGTGAAGGCCCCGCTCGGCACCTTCGTCGCGCTCACATGGCTCATCACCATGGGCCTGCTGATGGCCGGCCTAGCATCCTTCCTGCTCGAGACACGGGTGGCAGCACGGCGCAATCGCGAACGAATGGCAGAGCGCACCTACGGCCCGTGA
- the der gene encoding ribosome biogenesis GTPase Der: protein MTAIEKPTVIIIGRPNVGKSTLFNRLVGKKLALVDDQPGVTRDRRMGDAEIAGLEFTIVDTAGWEDEDPDSLPGRMRKQTEVSLEGADAALFVVDARAGLTPLDEEIGRWLRGQDVPVVLVCNKAEGKAAEPGILESYSLGLGEPLGISAEHGEGIADLFTGLWPIIGAKAEAAEAAAELEAEMDDEDLSGPLKLAIVGRPNAGKSTLINRLLGEDRLLTGPEAGITRDSIAVDYEWHDPKTNETREIRLIDTAGMRKRAKVTEKLEKLSVADARRAIDFAEVVILLLDATKGLEHQDLKIAAHALEEGRALMVAINKWDIAENASSLFNGIREALNEGLSQVRGVPLFAVSAKTGKGLDTMLSAAFEIREAWSRRVPTAALNRWFDDALAANPPPAPGGRRIKLRYITQASVRPPRFVVFGTRLDDLPKSYERYLVNGIRAKLGFDAVPVRVVLKSPKNPYDSNRGGGGKFSGGEGRD from the coding sequence ATGACAGCAATCGAAAAACCCACCGTCATCATCATCGGCCGGCCCAATGTCGGCAAGTCGACGCTGTTCAACCGGCTCGTCGGCAAGAAGCTCGCGCTGGTCGACGACCAGCCGGGCGTCACGCGTGACCGGCGTATGGGCGATGCCGAGATTGCGGGCCTGGAATTCACCATCGTCGACACCGCCGGCTGGGAAGACGAGGATCCCGACAGTCTTCCGGGCCGCATGCGCAAGCAGACCGAAGTCAGCCTCGAAGGCGCCGATGCCGCGCTGTTCGTGGTCGATGCGCGCGCCGGCCTCACCCCGCTGGACGAGGAAATCGGCCGGTGGCTGCGCGGGCAGGACGTGCCGGTCGTACTCGTGTGCAACAAGGCGGAGGGCAAGGCTGCCGAACCGGGGATCCTCGAAAGCTACAGCCTCGGCCTTGGCGAGCCGCTCGGCATTTCCGCCGAACATGGCGAAGGCATCGCCGACCTCTTCACCGGCCTGTGGCCGATCATCGGTGCGAAGGCAGAGGCGGCGGAAGCCGCAGCAGAGCTCGAAGCTGAGATGGATGACGAAGACCTTTCCGGTCCGCTTAAGCTCGCCATCGTCGGCCGCCCCAATGCGGGCAAGTCCACGCTCATCAACCGCCTGCTCGGCGAGGATCGCCTGCTGACCGGCCCCGAAGCCGGGATCACGCGCGATTCGATTGCGGTCGATTACGAATGGCACGATCCCAAGACGAACGAGACGCGCGAGATCAGGCTGATCGACACGGCCGGCATGCGCAAGCGCGCCAAGGTCACCGAAAAGCTGGAAAAGCTCTCGGTCGCCGATGCCCGCCGTGCGATCGATTTTGCCGAAGTCGTCATCCTCCTGCTCGATGCCACCAAGGGACTCGAGCACCAGGACCTCAAGATCGCCGCCCATGCGCTGGAAGAAGGTCGCGCGCTGATGGTCGCGATCAACAAGTGGGACATCGCGGAGAATGCCTCCTCGCTGTTCAACGGCATTCGCGAGGCGCTCAACGAAGGGCTTTCGCAGGTTCGCGGCGTTCCGCTGTTCGCCGTGTCGGCGAAGACCGGCAAGGGCCTCGACACCATGCTGTCGGCCGCCTTCGAAATCCGCGAGGCATGGAGCCGCCGCGTGCCGACCGCTGCATTGAACCGCTGGTTCGACGACGCGCTGGCCGCCAATCCACCGCCTGCACCGGGCGGTCGCCGGATCAAGCTGCGCTACATCACGCAGGCGAGCGTGCGCCCGCCGCGCTTCGTGGTCTTCGGCACGCGCCTCGACGATCTGCCCAAGAGCTACGAGCGGTATCTCGTCAACGGCATCCGCGCAAAGCTCGGCTTCGATGCCGTGCCGGTGCGCGTCGTGCTGAAGAGCCCCAAGAACCCCTACGATTCGAACCGCGGAGGTGGCGGCAAATTCAGCGGCGGTGAAGGCCGTGACTGA
- a CDS encoding DUF3297 family protein, whose protein sequence is MTEETKAQTPPLHLSVNPKSKHFDVDVLQRGVGIRFKGRTRTDIEEYNISEGWVRVQAGKTMDRHGNPLTLKLNGPVEAWFEDMGDEPPVAKAD, encoded by the coding sequence ATGACCGAAGAAACCAAAGCCCAGACCCCGCCCCTGCACCTCTCGGTGAACCCGAAGAGCAAGCATTTCGACGTCGACGTGCTCCAGCGCGGCGTGGGCATCCGGTTCAAGGGCCGTACCCGCACCGATATCGAGGAATACAATATTTCCGAAGGCTGGGTACGCGTGCAGGCCGGCAAGACCATGGACCGCCACGGCAACCCGCTGACGCTGAAGCTCAACGGCCCGGTCGAGGCTTGGTTCGAAGACATGGGCGACGAACCGCCTGTTGCGAAGGCCGACTGA
- the tig gene encoding trigger factor: MQIKETANEGLKRAYAITIPAKEIEARVDGEVKKVAPQVKMPGFRPGKVPANLIRKMHGEQMHAQAVNDMIRESVDKTMADNKLKPAMQPKVELGEGYEEGKDATLTVELEVLPEVEAPSTDDLKIERLTVPVSDEEVMDAIGKLAENNKSYKDAAKTKKAAEGDQLIIDFVGRVDGEEFEGGKAEDAALVLGSGMFIPGFEDQLTGVKTGDTKTIEVTFPEDYQATHLAGKKAEFDVTVKQVKVEGETKLDDDFAKNFGLDGIDKLKELLRGQLEQETAGLTRTQMKRSLLDQLAAGHDFAVPQSMVDAEFDQIWAQLQQEAARSENPEEMLKEMDAEKDDYRNIAERRVRLGLLLSEIGQANNVQVTPNEMSMLIQQAAQQYRPEDRERFMQYIQQEPMAAAQLRAPLYEDKVVDFLFDKAEITDREVTREELEAAIEADEGEEAKKPAKKKAAAKKAPAKKAAAKKSDDKKDEKKPAAKKAPAKKAPAKKAAAKKDEGEKKPAAKKAPAKKKAPAKKAAAKK, translated from the coding sequence ATGCAGATCAAAGAAACCGCCAACGAAGGCCTCAAGCGGGCCTATGCCATCACCATCCCGGCCAAGGAAATCGAAGCCCGCGTCGATGGCGAGGTGAAGAAGGTCGCCCCGCAGGTGAAGATGCCTGGCTTCCGCCCCGGCAAGGTCCCCGCGAACCTGATCCGCAAGATGCATGGCGAGCAGATGCACGCCCAGGCCGTGAACGACATGATTCGCGAATCGGTCGACAAGACCATGGCCGACAACAAGCTCAAGCCGGCGATGCAGCCGAAGGTCGAGCTGGGCGAAGGCTACGAGGAAGGCAAGGACGCCACCCTCACCGTCGAACTCGAAGTGCTTCCCGAAGTCGAAGCGCCGAGCACCGACGATCTCAAGATCGAGCGCCTGACCGTTCCGGTTTCCGACGAGGAAGTCATGGACGCGATCGGCAAGCTTGCCGAGAACAACAAGAGCTACAAGGACGCCGCCAAGACCAAGAAGGCAGCCGAAGGCGACCAGCTGATCATCGATTTCGTCGGCCGTGTCGACGGCGAGGAATTCGAAGGCGGCAAGGCCGAAGACGCAGCCCTCGTGCTTGGCTCGGGCATGTTCATCCCCGGCTTCGAAGACCAGCTGACCGGCGTGAAGACCGGCGACACCAAGACCATCGAAGTGACCTTCCCCGAAGATTACCAGGCGACCCACCTCGCCGGTAAGAAGGCGGAATTCGACGTCACCGTGAAGCAGGTGAAGGTCGAAGGCGAAACCAAGCTCGACGACGATTTTGCCAAGAACTTCGGCCTCGACGGTATCGACAAGCTCAAGGAACTGCTGCGCGGCCAGCTCGAGCAGGAAACTGCCGGCCTCACCCGCACGCAGATGAAGCGTTCGCTGCTCGACCAACTGGCTGCCGGCCACGACTTCGCCGTGCCGCAGAGCATGGTCGATGCCGAATTCGACCAGATCTGGGCCCAGCTCCAGCAGGAAGCCGCTCGTTCGGAAAACCCCGAAGAGATGCTCAAGGAAATGGACGCCGAGAAGGACGACTACCGCAACATCGCCGAACGCCGCGTGCGCCTTGGCCTGCTGCTGTCGGAAATCGGCCAGGCCAACAACGTCCAGGTCACCCCGAACGAAATGAGCATGCTGATCCAGCAGGCTGCACAGCAGTATCGCCCGGAAGACCGTGAGCGGTTCATGCAGTACATCCAGCAGGAGCCGATGGCTGCTGCACAGCTTCGCGCACCGCTCTATGAAGACAAGGTCGTCGACTTCCTGTTCGACAAGGCCGAGATCACCGACCGCGAAGTGACGCGCGAGGAACTCGAAGCCGCAATCGAAGCGGACGAAGGCGAAGAAGCCAAGAAGCCGGCCAAGAAGAAGGCTGCTGCGAAGAAGGCTCCGGCCAAGAAGGCGGCTGCCAAGAAGTCCGACGACAAGAAGGACGAGAAGAAGCCTGCTGCAAAGAAGGCCCCCGCCAAGAAGGCTCCGGCAAAGAAGGCCGCTGCCAAGAAGGACGAGGGCGAGAAGAAGCCCGCAGCCAAGAAGGCTCCGGCCAAGAAGAAGGCCCCGGCCAAGAAGGCTGCTGCCAAGAAGTAA
- a CDS encoding cation:proton antiporter yields the protein MEFDPRILMFVIFGLGLMLAVPLEKWLARFWLSLPIVYVAAGYALYSLPFDLPHINPTFDGFDALALEYITEFIVIASLMAAGIAIDRPVSWKNWRQIWPLLVIAMPLTIAAVAFLGWWALGLPVASALLLGAAMAPTDPVLARSVQVGPPGENERHDVRFSLTVEAGLNDGLAFPFTYLAIAAVGMTSLGAWTLEWVALDLVWRIAAGVAVGWAVGRAGAWYVFEREADAAVKDIEEDSETQPKYSTSEGLIVLGTLLLGYGLAELVEGYGFLAVFVGAVTARQRENRSRYHKLSHHFIDQIEQIVLVAVLFGFGAMLASGVLDALTWPAALVGIALVFVIRPVAGLMSEALSDLPTIGKLAVAFLGVRGMGSIYYLAYGQNHAAFEGLDVLWATASFTILLSIVCHGIIAGPFIAYVEKRRAHIHDGQEEEMDCLAPDESRLAVEPHAKPE from the coding sequence GTGGAATTCGACCCGCGCATCTTGATGTTCGTCATTTTCGGGCTCGGCCTGATGCTGGCAGTGCCGCTGGAAAAGTGGCTGGCGCGGTTCTGGCTGTCGCTGCCCATCGTCTATGTCGCGGCCGGATATGCGCTTTATTCGCTGCCGTTCGACCTGCCCCATATCAACCCGACCTTCGACGGCTTCGACGCGCTTGCCCTTGAATACATCACGGAGTTCATCGTCATCGCCTCGCTGATGGCGGCGGGTATTGCGATCGACCGGCCTGTCAGCTGGAAGAACTGGCGACAGATCTGGCCGCTGCTGGTGATCGCCATGCCGCTCACCATAGCAGCCGTCGCCTTTCTGGGCTGGTGGGCGCTCGGGCTACCCGTTGCCAGCGCGCTGCTGCTGGGTGCGGCGATGGCGCCGACCGATCCGGTCCTTGCGCGGAGCGTGCAGGTCGGGCCTCCGGGCGAGAACGAGCGGCACGACGTGCGCTTTTCGCTGACGGTCGAGGCGGGCCTGAACGATGGGCTCGCCTTCCCCTTCACCTACCTCGCCATCGCTGCGGTCGGCATGACCTCGCTCGGTGCGTGGACGCTCGAATGGGTGGCCCTCGATCTCGTGTGGCGGATCGCGGCAGGCGTGGCTGTCGGCTGGGCGGTCGGCCGAGCGGGCGCATGGTATGTCTTCGAACGCGAGGCCGATGCGGCGGTCAAGGATATCGAAGAGGATAGCGAGACCCAGCCGAAATACAGCACCAGCGAGGGGCTGATCGTGCTCGGCACGCTGCTGCTGGGCTACGGGCTGGCAGAACTGGTGGAGGGTTACGGTTTCCTCGCGGTGTTCGTGGGCGCTGTGACCGCACGCCAGCGCGAGAACCGCAGCCGCTATCACAAACTCAGCCACCATTTCATCGACCAGATCGAGCAGATCGTGCTGGTCGCCGTCCTCTTCGGCTTCGGCGCCATGCTGGCAAGCGGCGTGCTCGATGCGCTGACCTGGCCGGCCGCGCTGGTCGGGATTGCGCTGGTTTTCGTGATCCGCCCGGTCGCAGGGCTGATGTCGGAGGCGCTCAGCGACCTGCCGACCATCGGCAAGCTCGCGGTCGCTTTCCTCGGCGTGCGCGGGATGGGGTCGATCTACTACCTCGCCTACGGCCAGAACCACGCGGCATTCGAGGGGCTGGACGTGCTCTGGGCTACCGCGAGCTTCACGATCCTGCTTTCGATTGTGTGCCACGGCATTATCGCCGGCCCCTTCATCGCCTATGTCGAAAAGCGCCGCGCGCATATCCATGACGGGCAGGAAGAGGAAATGGACTGCCTCGCACCGGACGAAAGCCGGTTGGCCGTCGAGCCTCACGCCAAGCCGGAATAG
- a CDS encoding TonB-dependent receptor plug domain-containing protein: MHAHAADDTDGQISGNVRTDEEGNEKLSATMDGRTFEPSYFEQFAPRNALDMVDRLPGFQISGGGGGGGRGFGQADENVLVNGSRLTSKSDSVRDQLRRIPASKVVRIELLDGTALDIPGLVGLVANVVVRSGGLTGQFLWEGAVRTTEVDPEWYGGEISISGTSGALGYTFALENNNNRFGATGPTIFRDASGAQILREDTVFVGAFDVPRVSGALSYDFGGGTTANLNGYFARSFFDRVRNETRTFADGTVVDRFNARDGGSPEYEISGDFSFPLGPGQLKLIGLEAWDEEVSSSTLIDTPRDGTPATGSRFAVGGGDGERIGRFEYNWPMLGGEFQLAGEAAFNRLERISSLFELDANGEFVEIPFPEGTGGVTEDRYEAILSYSRQLTSSLALQASVGGEYSKIRQTGSAANSRSFRRPKGSASLAWQPEDGLDISLALERRVGQLDFEDFLASVTLEQDNENAGNNELVPSQTWEVTLEVAKTLGEWGSTTFVAEQRWIEDYTDLVPLAGGGEARGNIDEARRTELEWTTTLRLAQLGWKGAQLDLRLEYEEGEVLDPLTGALRDFSGRADRELEIDLRHDVPGTDFAWGASLNYNRIRPRFRFSEVSRDYEGPVFADLFIEHKDVFGLTVNLTAANLLGGRRYFDRTVFDGPRSDGLILFSEEQDERLGPIFRFSVAGSF; the protein is encoded by the coding sequence GTGCACGCGCATGCAGCGGATGATACCGACGGCCAGATATCGGGCAATGTGAGGACCGATGAAGAGGGCAATGAAAAGCTCTCGGCCACGATGGATGGCCGCACATTCGAGCCCTCCTATTTCGAGCAGTTCGCCCCGCGCAACGCGCTGGACATGGTCGACCGCCTGCCCGGTTTCCAGATTTCCGGAGGCGGTGGCGGCGGTGGTCGCGGTTTCGGCCAGGCCGATGAGAACGTCCTCGTCAACGGTTCGCGCCTGACCTCCAAGTCCGACAGCGTCCGCGACCAGTTGCGCCGCATCCCTGCAAGCAAGGTCGTGCGGATCGAATTGCTCGACGGGACCGCGCTCGACATTCCCGGCCTGGTCGGGCTGGTGGCGAATGTCGTGGTGCGCTCGGGCGGCTTGACGGGGCAGTTCTTATGGGAAGGCGCGGTGCGCACGACCGAGGTCGATCCCGAATGGTACGGCGGCGAGATCTCCATCTCGGGTACCAGCGGCGCGCTCGGCTACACTTTCGCGCTCGAGAACAACAACAACCGCTTCGGCGCGACCGGGCCCACCATCTTCCGCGATGCCAGCGGCGCACAGATCCTGCGCGAAGACACGGTCTTTGTCGGCGCATTCGACGTACCGCGCGTGAGCGGCGCGCTTAGCTACGATTTCGGCGGCGGCACAACCGCCAATCTCAACGGCTATTTCGCCCGCAGCTTTTTCGACCGCGTGCGCAATGAAACGCGCACCTTTGCCGATGGCACGGTGGTCGACCGCTTCAATGCGCGCGACGGCGGCTCTCCCGAATACGAGATTTCCGGCGATTTCAGCTTCCCGCTCGGCCCCGGCCAGCTGAAGCTGATCGGGCTGGAGGCATGGGACGAGGAAGTCTCTTCTTCCACCCTGATCGACACGCCGCGCGATGGGACGCCGGCGACCGGTAGCCGCTTCGCGGTGGGCGGCGGCGATGGCGAGCGGATCGGCCGTTTCGAATACAACTGGCCGATGCTCGGCGGCGAATTCCAGCTGGCGGGCGAAGCCGCCTTCAATCGCCTCGAACGGATCAGCAGCCTGTTCGAGCTCGATGCGAACGGCGAATTCGTCGAGATCCCCTTCCCCGAAGGAACCGGCGGCGTGACCGAGGATCGCTACGAGGCGATCCTGAGCTACAGCCGCCAGCTGACTTCCAGCCTGGCGCTTCAGGCTTCCGTTGGCGGCGAATATTCCAAGATCCGGCAGACCGGATCGGCAGCCAATTCGCGCAGCTTCCGGCGCCCCAAGGGTTCCGCCTCGCTTGCATGGCAGCCGGAGGATGGGCTCGACATCTCGCTCGCGCTCGAGCGCCGTGTCGGCCAGCTCGACTTCGAGGACTTCCTCGCCAGCGTGACGCTGGAACAGGACAATGAGAACGCGGGCAATAACGAGCTGGTCCCCTCGCAGACCTGGGAAGTCACACTCGAGGTCGCCAAGACGCTGGGCGAATGGGGATCGACCACCTTCGTGGCCGAGCAGCGCTGGATCGAAGACTATACCGATCTCGTCCCGCTTGCAGGCGGCGGCGAGGCGCGCGGCAATATCGACGAGGCCCGCCGGACCGAGCTCGAATGGACTACGACCCTGCGCCTTGCCCAGCTGGGCTGGAAGGGTGCGCAGCTCGACCTGCGACTGGAATATGAGGAAGGCGAGGTGCTCGACCCGCTGACGGGTGCGCTGCGCGACTTCTCCGGCCGTGCGGACCGCGAGCTGGAGATCGACCTGCGCCACGATGTGCCCGGCACCGATTTCGCATGGGGCGCCAGCCTGAATTACAATCGCATTCGCCCCAGATTCCGCTTTTCGGAGGTCTCGCGCGACTACGAAGGCCCGGTCTTCGCCGACCTGTTCATCGAGCACAAGGACGTGTTCGGCCTGACCGTGAACCTCACCGCTGCCAATTTACTCGGCGGGCGCAGGTATTTCGACCGCACTGTCTTCGACGGACCGCGAAGCGACGGCCTGATCCTGTTCAGCGAAGAGCAGGATGAGCGGCTGGGTCCGATCTTCCGGTTCAGCGTCGCGGGCAGTTTCTAG
- the clpP gene encoding ATP-dependent Clp endopeptidase proteolytic subunit ClpP, producing the protein MIDLFGSDAHGSQGQFDRDPLTGALVPTVVEQSSRGERAFDIFSRLLRERIVFVTGQVEDNMASLIVAQLLFLESENPSKPISMYINSPGGVVTAGMAIHDTMQYIKPRVSTVCIGQAASMGSFLLAAGEPGMRIALPNARIMVHQPSGGARGMASDIEIQAREILRIRKRMNDLYVQYTGKSLDEIEKAMDRDTFLEAEEAMKFGLVDKVFEARPETEGDDEPTKDEDKGSGGAPE; encoded by the coding sequence ATGATCGACCTGTTCGGAAGCGACGCACACGGCAGCCAGGGCCAGTTTGACCGCGATCCCCTCACCGGGGCGCTTGTTCCGACGGTGGTCGAGCAGTCGAGCCGCGGCGAACGCGCGTTCGATATTTTCAGCCGCCTGCTGCGCGAACGCATCGTCTTCGTCACCGGCCAGGTGGAAGACAACATGGCTTCGCTGATCGTGGCCCAGCTGCTGTTCCTCGAGAGCGAAAACCCCTCCAAGCCGATCAGCATGTACATCAACTCGCCCGGCGGCGTGGTGACCGCCGGCATGGCGATCCACGACACCATGCAGTACATCAAGCCGCGCGTTTCGACCGTCTGCATCGGCCAGGCCGCCTCGATGGGCAGCTTCCTGCTGGCCGCCGGCGAGCCGGGCATGCGCATCGCGCTCCCGAACGCCCGCATCATGGTCCACCAGCCCTCGGGCGGTGCCCGCGGCATGGCGTCGGACATCGAAATCCAGGCGCGCGAGATCCTTCGTATCCGCAAGCGCATGAACGACCTTTACGTCCAGTACACCGGCAAGAGCCTCGATGAGATCGAAAAGGCGATGGACCGCGACACCTTCCTCGAAGCGGAAGAAGCGATGAAGTTCGGCCTCGTGGACAAGGTCTTCGAAGCGCGTCCGGAAACCGAAGGCGACGACGAACCGACCAAGGACGAAGACAAGGGTTCGGGCGGCGCGCCCGAATAA